The proteins below come from a single Anguilla rostrata isolate EN2019 chromosome 3, ASM1855537v3, whole genome shotgun sequence genomic window:
- the sik1 gene encoding serine/threonine-protein kinase SIK1: MVIMSEVGPGSQSSPPHGRPLQVGFYEIIRTLGKGNFAVVKLARHKVTKTQVAIKIIDKTRLNSSNLEKIYREVQIMKLLNHPHIIKLYQVMETKDMLYIVTEYAKNGEMFDYLTSNGRMSEGEARKKFWQILTAVDYCHRHHIVHRDLKTENLLLDANMNIKLADFGFGNFYNSGEALSTWCGSPPYAAPEVFEGKEYEGPQLDIWSLGVVLYVLVCGSLPFDGASLPALRQRVTEGRFRIPFFMSQDCENLIRKMLVVDPAKRISIAQIKQHRWMLADPSAPRQALSLSLSITDYNSNLGDYNEPVLSIMQTLGIDRQRTIESLQNSSYNHFSAIYYLLLERVKEHRGHQLSRQCGGWAQWPRRTSDSAVPEVTMECTDGFRTAFPFPAKHCAPVHSEMECESGGLFQRVVFPVEASLNGLLQNRSISPNSLLETTISEEVRPHDLEEEEGLQAVSPHSLQGNTSRRHTLAEVSARFHQCSPPCIVVSSVSPSDGASSDSCLKSSSSTASPALFTPGEAFLAATAGPGTLAPVGTPLTQSSTLLLQARGSLPGANFQEGRRASDTSLTQGLKAFRQQLRKNTRTKGLLGLNKIKGLARQACPPAPCPRGSRGSLGPVLCAPSGLHTSSGPRDGRSLLEEVLHQQRMLQMQHQPQPQTQTHQPSSPSSGLFSAASLFAEPPAGPSLFLAEPQQAPAQGLAPLGLQHTTWQHSPSSSSCSSSSFFFSPACTLSTVTTAAHLLEARLHISPQPQLHPQPQPLPHFSFLPHNQSSWGAAAIPVRDSDMQELGPPSTGQQKLNSCVMVR, translated from the exons ATGGTGATCATGTCGGAAGTCGGCCCAGGGTCTCAGTCGAGTCCACCACACGGCAGGCCGCTGCAGGTCGGCTTCTATGAGATTATACGGACGCTGGGGAAAGGAAACTTCGCCGTAGTCAAACTGGCTAGGCACAAAGTCACAAAAACACAG GTCGCAATCAAAATCATTGACAAGACGAGACTAAACTCCTCAAACCTGGAGAAGATCTACAGAGAGGTTCAGATAATGAAACTCCTCAACCACCCCCACATCATCAAGCTTTATCAG GTCATGGAGACCAAAGACATGCTGTACATTGTGACGGAGTATGCAAAGAATGGAGAGATGTTCG ATTATCTGACCTCCAATGGGAGAATGAGTGAAGGAGAGGCACGGAAGAAGTTCTGGCAGATCCTGACAGCCGTTGACTACTGCCACAGGCACCATATTGTACACAGGGACCTGAAGACCGAGAACCTTCTGCTGGATGCCAACATGAACATCAAACTGGCAG ACTTTGGCTTTGGGAACTTCTACAATTCGGGTGAGGCGCTGTCTACCTGGTGCGGGAGTCCCCCTTATGCGGCTCCAGAGGTCTTCGAGGGGAAGGAGTACGAAGGGCCGCAGTTGGATATTTGG AGTCTCGGGGTGGTGCTGTATGTGCTGGTGTGTGGCTCCCTGCCCTTCGATGGGGCCAGCCTTCCCGCGCTCCGCCAGAGGGTCACCGAGGGCCGCTTCCGAATCCCCTTCTTCATGTCCCAAG ACTGCGAGAACCTGATCCGGAAGATGCTGGTGGTGGACCCCGCCAAGCGCATATCCATAGCCCAGATCAAGCAGCACCGCTGGATGCTGGCCGACCCCTCGGCCCCCCGCCaggcactctccctctccctctccatcaccGACTACAACTCCAACCTGGGAGACTACAACGAGCCTGTTCTCAGCATCATGCAGACGCTGGGCATTGACCGGCAGAGGACCATtgag TCTCTACAGAACAGCAGCTACAACCATTTCTCCGCCATCTACTACCTGCTGctggagagagtgaaggagcaCCGGGGCCACCAGCTGAGCCGGCAGTGTGGGGGCTGGGCCCAGTGGCCCCGGCGCACGTCCGACTCGGCCGTCCCGGAG GTGACCATGGAGTGCACCGACGGCTTCAGGACCGCCTTTCCCTTCCCAGCTAAGCACTGCGCCCCTGTACATTCCGAGATGGAGTGCGAGTCTGGAGGATTGTTTCAG cGCGTGGTCTTTCCGGTGGAGGCCAGCCTGAACGGGCTGCTGCAGAACCGCTCCATCTCGCCCAACAGCCTGCTGGAGACCACCATCAGCGAGGAGGTCCGACCCCACgacctggaggaagaggaggggctgCAGGCCGTTTCCCCCCACAGCCTGCAGGGCAACACCTCCCGGCGACACACCCTGGCTGAGGTCTCCGCTCGCTTCCACCAGTGCAGCCCTCCCT GTATCGTGGTGTCCTCAGTCAGCCCCTCTGATGGAGCTTCCTCAGACAGCTGCTTGAAGTCCTCATCCTCCACCGCCAGCCCGGCCCTCTTCACCCCTGGGGAGGCCTTCCTGGCCGCCACAGCGGGTCCTGGCACTTTGGCCCCCGTTGGGACTCCCCTCACCCAGTCCTCCACCCTGCTGCTCCAAGCTCGGGGCAGCCTGCCCGGGGCCAACTTCCAGGAGGGTCGGCGGGCTTCCGACACCTCCCTCACGCAAG GTCTGAAGGCTTTCCGTCAGCAGCTGAGGAAGAACACTCGCACCAAGGGCCTCCTGGGCCTGAACAAGATCAAAGGGCTGGCCAGGCAGGCGtgccccccggccccctgccCCAGGGGCAGCCGTGGCTCCCTGGGTCCGGTACTCTGTGCCCCCTCTGGCCTCCACACCTCCTCGGGCCCCCGGGATGGGAGGAGCCTCCTGGAGGAGGTGCTTCACCAGCAGAG GATGCTTCAGATGCAGCACCAGCCACAGCCGCAGACACAGACGCATCAGCCCTCGTCCCCGTCCTCCGGTCTCTTTTCGGCGGCCTCCCTGTTCGCCGAGCCCCCTGCcggcccctccctcttcctggCCGAACCCCAGCAGGCCCCGGCCCAAGGCCTGGCCCCGCTCGGCCTGCAGCACACCACCTGGCAGCATTcaccttcatcctcctcctgctcctcctcctccttctttttctccccGGCCTGCACTCTGTCTACCGTCACCACGGCAGCGCATCTGCTGGAGGCCCGCCTGCACAtcagcccccagccccagctccacccccagccccagcccctgccTCACTTCTCCTTCCTGCCCCACAACCAAAGCAGCTGGGGGGCAGCTGCCATCCCCGTTAGAGACTCGGACATGCAGGAGCTGGGCCCCCCCTCCACAGGACAACAGAAACTCAACAGCTGTGTGATGGTTCGgtag
- the cryaa gene encoding alpha-crystallin A chain, whose protein sequence is MDIAIQHPWFRRGPGPLYPTRLFDQFFGEGMFDYDCFPYMAPTISPYYRQTLFRNFLESSNSGISEVRSDRDKFTVHLDVKHFSPDELSVKVVDDYVEIQGKHGERQDDHGYISREFHRRYRMPSSVDQSAVTCTLSSDGLLTFCGPKVSTGTDSNRSDRNVPVTREDKANPAPPSS, encoded by the exons ATGGATATAGCGATCCAGCACCCCTGGTTCAGACGCGGCCCGGGACCCCTGTACCCCACCCGCCTCTTCGACCAGTTCTTCGGGGAGGGCATGTTCGATTATGACTGCTTCCCCTACATGGCCCCCACCATCAGCCCTTACTACAGACAGACTCTCTTCCGGAACTTTCTGGAATCCTCCAACTCCGGCATCTCTGAg GTGAGGTCCGACAGGGACAAGTTCACTGTTCACCTGGACGTGAAGCACTTTTCCCCCGATGAGCTCAGTGTCAAGGTGGTGGATGACTATGTTGAGATCCAGGGCAaacatggagagagacag gATGACCACGGCTACATCTCCCGTGAGTTCCATCGCCGTTACCGCATGCCCTCGAGTGTGGACCAGTCGGCCGTCACCTGCACGCTGTCCTCCGACGGCCTCCTGACCTTCTGCGGACCCAAGGTCTCCACGGGAACGGACTCCAACCGCAGTGACCGCAATGTCCCAGTCACCCGTGAGGACAAGGCCAACCCCGCCCCGCCTTCCTCTTAA